A single region of the Hoeflea prorocentri genome encodes:
- a CDS encoding LacI family DNA-binding transcriptional regulator, which translates to MRKPLQPKNDRNATSIFDVAREAGVSTASVSRVLNAPNRTKQKTRTAVQEAIKKLGYIPNGAARALSSRNSRVIGAIIPTIDNSIFATGIQALQSYLHTKGYFLLLGSSNYEPELEYELCQNFLVQQVAGIIMMGNTHLPECVQMLKREHTPFVNTGTYDTDGSFCVGFDNSKAAALATKYLVDLGHREFGMIAGIAKDNDRAAQRIEGVRKELSKHGIEMPPRRILERRYEIDEGGAAFRHLMSHPEPPTAIICGNDVLGFGAILEANNSGIDIPRQVSVIGFDDLVLSKHLKPSLSTIQIPTEEMWCRAADTLLARLERLEAPRAIEIDVSLVVRESTGVPPSD; encoded by the coding sequence TTGAGAAAACCTTTACAACCGAAGAATGACAGAAACGCCACAAGCATCTTTGATGTTGCAAGGGAGGCGGGTGTTTCGACAGCAAGTGTTTCCCGGGTGCTGAACGCCCCGAACCGCACCAAACAGAAAACACGCACTGCCGTGCAGGAAGCCATCAAGAAGCTCGGTTACATTCCCAATGGCGCAGCGCGTGCTCTTTCCAGCAGAAACAGCCGGGTCATCGGCGCCATCATACCAACGATTGACAACTCGATTTTTGCAACCGGCATTCAAGCCCTGCAATCTTACCTGCATACGAAAGGCTACTTTCTGCTTCTGGGCTCCAGCAACTATGAGCCCGAGCTGGAATATGAACTCTGCCAGAATTTTCTCGTCCAACAGGTGGCCGGGATAATCATGATGGGCAACACGCATCTGCCGGAATGCGTTCAGATGCTGAAAAGGGAACATACACCTTTTGTGAACACCGGAACTTACGACACCGATGGCAGTTTTTGTGTTGGCTTCGACAACAGCAAGGCAGCGGCCCTGGCCACCAAATATCTTGTTGACCTCGGCCATCGTGAATTCGGCATGATCGCCGGCATTGCCAAAGACAATGACAGGGCAGCGCAACGGATCGAAGGCGTTCGCAAGGAACTGTCAAAGCATGGCATTGAAATGCCGCCCAGACGAATCCTCGAGAGACGCTATGAAATCGACGAAGGCGGCGCAGCGTTCCGACATCTCATGAGCCACCCCGAGCCTCCAACGGCAATCATCTGCGGCAATGATGTCCTGGGTTTCGGTGCGATCCTTGAAGCAAACAACAGCGGCATAGACATTCCACGGCAGGTCTCGGTCATCGGTTTTGACGATCTGGTCCTTTCCAAGCACCTCAAGCCGTCGCTCTCGACGATTCAGATCCCGACGGAGGAGATGTGGTGTCGTGCCGCCGACACATTGCTCGCCCGACTTGAGAGGTTGGAAGCTCCGAGGGCCATTGAGATAGATGTCAGTCTTGTCGTGCGTGAATCGACAGGCGTGCCGCCTTCGGATTGA
- a CDS encoding TRAP transporter small permease, which translates to MDRLLRYLRVFNKGIAGTALVASGTLVAIITIVVAAGVFWRYVLNDSLSWTEELARYLLIWLAAVGSIVAMHRRQHIAIDILPDMVTGLGGRAIRLLIALVIILTCAVMTYFGWILAWNAWGQTASSFYLPLFYTTAAIPVATTGFLLMAIEQALDVICGEELHSGEAV; encoded by the coding sequence ATGGATCGACTGCTCCGTTATCTGAGAGTCTTCAATAAGGGGATCGCGGGTACAGCGCTTGTAGCGAGCGGAACACTGGTCGCCATCATCACCATTGTGGTCGCGGCGGGCGTGTTTTGGAGGTACGTTCTCAATGACTCTTTGTCCTGGACGGAAGAACTGGCGCGCTATCTGTTGATCTGGCTTGCCGCCGTCGGATCGATCGTTGCCATGCACCGCCGGCAACACATCGCCATCGATATTCTGCCTGACATGGTAACCGGCCTGGGAGGCAGAGCCATTCGCCTCCTGATCGCATTGGTCATCATTCTGACCTGCGCGGTGATGACCTATTTCGGATGGATCCTTGCCTGGAACGCCTGGGGGCAGACGGCATCCAGCTTCTACCTGCCGCTCTTTTATACGACGGCTGCAATTCCCGTTGCGACTACGGGATTTCTGCTGATGGCAATTGAGCAGGCGCTTGATGTGATATGCGGTGAAGAACTGCATAGTGGTGAGGCCGTATGA
- a CDS encoding TRAP transporter large permease has translation MTPAFGLVLLLLIALGVPVVFALLAGPIFGFFFDGKEIFLQTLPRRLYAGMDSFPLLAIPLFILAGNLMNTGGITVRLVEFAKVLVGHLRGGLAQVNIVSSVLFAGLSGSAVADTSALGSMLVPAMERDGYTKKFAVAVTAASSIIGPIIPPSIIMIVYAYVMNVSVAALFAAGIVPGLIMAVGLMAVTSFLGKRRGFPKNERRATVKETGIAFRNAFVPLMTPVIILGGIVSGVFTPTEAAGSAVVYALFVGFFYTRSLKLSDLPRILTSTGVTSASILIVVGAAAAFGYAMTLSQLPARVAEFLPQITTNLILILFLVNLLLLATGMFLDSGPAIIILAPLLGPALIDLGVDPLHLAAIMSINLSIGLATPPLGLVLFVGSSISDVPVATIAREMTPYYMVHFAAILAVTFIPALSLTVPRLLGLI, from the coding sequence ATGACGCCGGCCTTTGGACTTGTCCTCCTGCTTTTGATCGCCCTTGGTGTGCCTGTTGTGTTCGCCCTGCTGGCCGGGCCGATCTTCGGCTTTTTCTTCGATGGCAAGGAGATATTTCTACAAACACTGCCACGCCGGCTTTATGCCGGGATGGACTCGTTTCCTCTGCTTGCCATCCCGCTGTTCATTCTCGCCGGAAATCTGATGAACACCGGCGGCATCACTGTTCGGCTGGTTGAATTTGCCAAGGTGCTCGTCGGGCACCTGCGCGGCGGGCTTGCACAGGTCAATATTGTATCCAGTGTCCTCTTTGCGGGCTTGAGTGGTTCTGCCGTGGCCGACACGTCGGCGCTCGGCTCCATGCTTGTGCCGGCCATGGAACGCGACGGTTATACCAAGAAGTTCGCCGTCGCCGTGACCGCCGCCTCATCAATCATAGGCCCAATCATCCCGCCGAGCATCATAATGATCGTGTACGCCTATGTGATGAATGTGTCGGTTGCCGCGCTTTTCGCAGCCGGTATCGTGCCCGGCCTGATTATGGCCGTCGGGCTTATGGCGGTCACATCCTTTCTGGGAAAGAGACGCGGCTTTCCCAAGAATGAGCGTCGGGCGACCGTCAAGGAGACCGGAATTGCCTTCCGCAATGCTTTCGTTCCCTTGATGACGCCCGTCATTATTCTTGGTGGGATTGTCAGCGGTGTATTTACGCCCACTGAAGCTGCCGGATCGGCGGTCGTCTACGCGCTTTTTGTCGGTTTCTTCTACACACGCTCTCTCAAACTTTCGGACTTGCCGCGTATTTTGACATCAACCGGCGTCACGTCAGCCAGTATCCTCATCGTGGTCGGTGCGGCGGCAGCGTTTGGCTATGCAATGACACTTTCGCAGTTGCCGGCCCGGGTTGCTGAATTTCTGCCGCAGATCACAACGAACCTGATCCTTATCCTGTTCCTTGTGAATCTGTTGTTGCTGGCCACCGGAATGTTCCTAGATTCCGGCCCGGCCATTATCATTCTGGCACCTCTGCTCGGACCCGCGCTCATCGATCTTGGGGTAGATCCACTGCATCTGGCGGCCATCATGTCGATCAACCTGTCGATCGGCCTGGCGACACCGCCACTCGGACTTGTGCTGTTTGTCGGGTCAAGCATTTCGGATGTGCCGGTGGCGACCATCGCACGCGAGATGACCCCCTACTACATGGTCCATTTCGCAGCAATCCTGGCGGTAACTTTCATTCCCGCTCTTTCTTTAACCGTCCCACGGCTCTTGGGACTGATCTAG
- the dctP gene encoding TRAP transporter substrate-binding protein DctP gives MKLFRTIMACGVAVALSSGIAAAQEFTLKYGHVGPATENSDDHVPGVWLKSYLESRSNGRIKVEIFPAAQLGNFKDMIEAVQQGTLELTHTSLGGIAPFVPELQVLDIPYMLTDDRVAEKVLMEGPFVDAMRDAVLAKTGNVRLITGSNTGRWRSFYTTDAPIKNASDLEGVKIRTINSPLQVEFVKFLGGNPTPVAWGELYGALGSGVVDGTKNAALDVVSNKLNEHLNYAVLDEHAYLAGFYWMSQDFLEQLPEDLRALVIDGVIQMAEVQTNFNKQQDGIAQAQFIDAGGTVYVPTAEDKATFEAGKEHMIKWYTDQYGTEWLDKLNAAIADANAEISAQHSIN, from the coding sequence ATGAAACTCTTTAGAACCATAATGGCCTGCGGTGTTGCGGTAGCGCTTTCAAGCGGGATTGCAGCGGCGCAGGAGTTCACACTGAAATATGGTCATGTTGGCCCCGCGACTGAAAACTCCGATGATCATGTGCCCGGCGTCTGGCTCAAAAGCTATCTCGAGAGCCGTTCCAATGGCCGCATAAAGGTCGAAATCTTCCCGGCTGCCCAGCTCGGCAATTTCAAGGACATGATCGAGGCCGTTCAACAGGGAACCCTGGAACTCACACATACCTCGCTTGGCGGGATTGCACCATTTGTGCCGGAGCTTCAGGTGCTGGATATCCCCTATATGCTTACCGACGATCGCGTCGCCGAAAAGGTGCTGATGGAGGGACCGTTCGTCGATGCGATGCGCGATGCGGTTTTGGCGAAAACCGGGAACGTTCGTCTGATCACCGGTTCGAACACCGGTCGTTGGCGGTCGTTTTATACAACCGACGCGCCGATCAAGAATGCATCAGACCTTGAAGGGGTAAAAATCCGGACCATCAACTCGCCGCTTCAGGTTGAGTTTGTGAAGTTCCTCGGCGGCAATCCGACGCCGGTTGCCTGGGGTGAACTCTACGGTGCTCTTGGCTCCGGGGTCGTGGATGGCACCAAAAACGCAGCCCTCGATGTCGTATCCAACAAACTCAATGAGCATCTGAACTATGCCGTGCTTGACGAGCATGCCTATCTGGCGGGTTTTTACTGGATGAGCCAGGACTTCCTGGAGCAGCTTCCGGAAGACCTGCGCGCCCTGGTTATCGACGGGGTGATCCAGATGGCTGAGGTTCAGACAAACTTCAACAAGCAGCAGGACGGTATTGCCCAGGCACAGTTCATTGATGCAGGAGGCACGGTTTATGTTCCCACCGCGGAAGACAAAGCGACCTTTGAAGCCGGAAAGGAGCATATGATCAAATGGTATACGGACCAGTACGGGACGGAGTGGCTTGACAAGCTGAACGCGGCAATTGCGGATGCAAATGCCGAGATCTCCGCACAGCACTCCATCAACTAG
- a CDS encoding SDR family NAD(P)-dependent oxidoreductase — protein MFFQSLVDRTVIVTGAAGGIGSPLLQLCQKAGADILALDRDERKLRQAAEQLDDTTRVVYKQSDLAGFKECSEVLGLCPSNPVALVHLAGVFEPDSDDHGDYTVWDRAIDNNLKNARDMCLAFADSTSKADLSRIVLTSSLAANRGAFDHYSYTAAKAALIGLTRAFSKRFAPHTVVNCVAPGIIMTGMPDRVLANRRERVLSEIPLQRFGEPEEVANVIMFLISDAASYVSGQVINIDGGTING, from the coding sequence ATGTTTTTTCAGTCACTTGTAGATAGAACTGTCATTGTCACTGGAGCTGCAGGAGGTATTGGCTCGCCGCTGCTGCAACTGTGTCAAAAAGCTGGCGCAGATATTCTTGCGCTTGATCGGGACGAGAGGAAACTTCGCCAGGCTGCGGAGCAGTTGGATGACACAACGCGCGTGGTTTACAAACAATCTGACCTTGCAGGCTTTAAGGAATGTAGCGAGGTTCTGGGGCTTTGTCCGAGCAATCCGGTGGCGCTTGTCCATCTGGCCGGTGTGTTTGAGCCGGACAGTGATGATCATGGCGACTATACGGTCTGGGACCGGGCAATCGACAATAATCTCAAAAATGCCCGCGACATGTGTCTCGCCTTCGCGGATTCTACCTCCAAGGCGGACCTGAGCCGCATTGTTCTGACCAGCTCCCTGGCCGCCAACCGCGGGGCATTCGATCATTATTCATACACGGCGGCCAAGGCTGCCTTGATTGGCTTGACAAGAGCCTTTTCAAAACGCTTTGCGCCTCATACCGTTGTCAACTGTGTTGCTCCGGGAATCATCATGACCGGCATGCCTGATCGGGTGCTGGCAAATCGGCGCGAACGTGTCCTGTCAGAAATTCCGCTGCAGCGCTTTGGAGAACCTGAAGAAGTCGCCAATGTCATCATGTTCCTCATCAGCGATGCGGCCTCATATGTTTCCGGTCAGGTTATCAATATCGACGGCGGAACGATCAACGGATAG
- a CDS encoding DUF3179 domain-containing (seleno)protein, whose amino-acid sequence MTMAVTPQIRLLISLALVAVLSLFGVKDLQAQDPKPLPDYVIKTYGERPAVPEGPLSEELKAAVKVAFVDAIEQSSWGRDQVVALSDIAASKDPRLGWIVSDLMRFASSPQLNAALTAAASDLLGKDLRVQNSWGALTDHLIAWDIPAPPGYLDVKRAIFTGIIPGWDRIFIEGDIDWRMVSWGGVLIDNRAHDKTDERCNCIPAADNPEVISAHEATWLKDNDVVFGITINGESRAYPRRIMEVREMVNDTLGGRDLGIPYCTLCGAAQAYFTDRMPEGIERPILRTSGLLIRSNKVMYDLNTYSVFDTFLGHAVTGPLADKKLKLEQATVVTTDWGRWKNAHPDTTVLKERYALGRDPDFRNTRDADGPIFPVGNVDPRLPVHEDVIGAITASGKPVAFQRSKAFVALQNGEEIAYENVRLELDGGGIRAVDANGSDLGSHQAFWFAWSQFHPGTALWPQ is encoded by the coding sequence ATGACGATGGCAGTAACCCCGCAGATCCGCCTGCTTATCTCTCTGGCCTTGGTGGCTGTCCTTTCCCTGTTCGGGGTAAAGGATTTGCAGGCCCAGGATCCAAAACCGCTGCCGGATTACGTGATAAAGACCTACGGCGAACGTCCCGCCGTGCCGGAAGGGCCGCTTTCTGAGGAACTGAAGGCTGCGGTCAAGGTGGCGTTTGTGGATGCCATCGAGCAATCGAGCTGGGGCAGGGATCAGGTGGTGGCCCTGAGCGACATCGCCGCTTCGAAAGATCCACGGCTTGGCTGGATTGTCAGCGATCTGATGCGATTTGCTTCCTCGCCGCAATTGAATGCGGCACTTACCGCCGCTGCGTCCGACCTTCTGGGCAAGGATTTACGGGTGCAGAACTCGTGGGGTGCGTTGACCGATCACCTCATTGCGTGGGACATCCCGGCGCCGCCCGGCTATCTGGACGTCAAGCGGGCGATCTTCACCGGGATCATTCCCGGCTGGGACCGGATATTCATCGAGGGCGATATCGACTGGCGAATGGTTTCCTGGGGCGGCGTGCTGATCGACAACCGCGCGCACGATAAGACCGATGAGCGCTGTAACTGCATCCCTGCCGCGGACAATCCCGAAGTCATCAGTGCGCATGAAGCGACCTGGCTGAAGGATAATGATGTCGTCTTCGGCATCACCATCAACGGCGAATCGCGCGCTTATCCGCGGCGCATCATGGAAGTGCGCGAGATGGTCAACGATACGCTCGGCGGGCGGGACCTGGGCATTCCCTATTGCACGCTGTGCGGGGCTGCGCAGGCCTATTTTACCGACCGGATGCCGGAGGGTATCGAGCGTCCGATCCTGCGCACGTCGGGTCTCCTCATCCGCTCCAACAAGGTGATGTACGACCTCAACACCTATTCGGTATTCGACACGTTCCTCGGCCATGCGGTCACCGGGCCGCTTGCCGACAAGAAGCTGAAGCTGGAGCAGGCGACGGTCGTGACGACCGACTGGGGGCGCTGGAAGAACGCGCACCCCGACACGACGGTGCTGAAAGAGCGCTACGCGCTCGGTCGTGATCCCGATTTCCGCAATACGAGGGATGCAGATGGGCCGATCTTCCCGGTTGGCAATGTCGATCCCCGCTTGCCGGTTCATGAGGATGTCATCGGGGCGATCACCGCGTCGGGCAAGCCGGTGGCCTTCCAGCGCAGCAAGGCCTTCGTCGCGCTTCAAAACGGTGAAGAAATCGCCTACGAGAATGTCCGTCTCGAACTCGACGGGGGCGGCATTCGCGCGGTTGATGCCAATGGCTCCGACCTTGGAAGTCATCAGGCCTTCTGGTTTGCATGGTCGCAGTTTCACCCCGGCACGGCGCTGTGGCCGCAATAG
- a CDS encoding VOC family protein: MIAYVTVGADDIARAKRFYSAFLPALDYELEEGPEGLSYALPEQPGQSVAPPEFYVKPTFDGRPASAGNGTMIAFEARSQSQVRDLHSAALAAGGLNEGQPGFRDAYGPHFYVGYLRDPQGNKIALFSSDPNEPGRDG, from the coding sequence ATGATAGCCTACGTCACCGTCGGTGCCGATGATATCGCACGTGCAAAGCGGTTTTACTCCGCTTTCCTGCCGGCCCTTGATTACGAACTTGAGGAGGGCCCCGAGGGCCTGAGCTACGCGCTGCCGGAACAACCGGGCCAGTCTGTCGCTCCGCCTGAATTCTACGTCAAGCCAACTTTCGATGGACGTCCGGCCTCGGCTGGCAACGGCACAATGATCGCATTTGAGGCCCGCAGCCAAAGCCAGGTTCGGGACCTTCACTCGGCCGCGCTTGCCGCAGGCGGTCTAAACGAGGGGCAGCCGGGCTTCCGCGACGCGTATGGACCTCATTTTTATGTCGGCTACCTTCGCGACCCTCAAGGCAACAAGATCGCGCTGTTCTCCAGCGATCCGAACGAACCCGGACGAGACGGATAA
- a CDS encoding YciI family protein, with protein sequence MYAILLKFADNRSNAPLFMEGHNAWIKKGFTDGIFQCVGSLDTGGGFVLAHGEDQEGLSQRVQEDPFVENNVVTAEVHRIDVKRTVPELAHLAEERQFRPAPGSQLS encoded by the coding sequence ATGTACGCCATACTCCTGAAATTCGCAGACAACAGATCAAACGCCCCTCTTTTCATGGAGGGGCATAATGCATGGATCAAGAAGGGATTCACCGACGGGATTTTTCAGTGCGTAGGTTCTCTGGATACCGGTGGAGGATTTGTGCTTGCCCACGGCGAAGATCAGGAAGGGCTGTCACAACGGGTACAGGAAGACCCGTTTGTCGAGAACAATGTCGTGACGGCAGAGGTGCATCGGATCGACGTAAAACGCACCGTCCCCGAACTGGCTCATCTCGCCGAAGAGCGGCAGTTCCGCCCGGCTCCCGGATCGCAGTTGTCGTGA
- a CDS encoding winged helix-turn-helix transcriptional regulator: protein MSKNMGHNDIDDICPAPIIFTMIGGKWKLAILKTLIFKGTRRFGDLRREVDGVTQTMLTKQLRALEADGLVHRKVFAEVPPRVEYSATEDGLSLRPVFEAMHLWWLERGL from the coding sequence ATGAGTAAGAATATGGGCCATAATGACATTGACGACATCTGCCCGGCTCCGATCATCTTCACAATGATTGGCGGCAAATGGAAACTGGCGATCCTGAAAACCCTGATTTTCAAGGGCACCAGGCGTTTTGGCGATCTGCGCCGAGAAGTCGATGGCGTTACACAGACGATGCTGACCAAGCAGCTCCGCGCACTTGAGGCCGACGGTTTGGTGCATCGCAAGGTTTTTGCCGAAGTACCGCCTCGCGTGGAGTATAGTGCGACCGAAGACGGGCTTTCACTCAGGCCCGTATTTGAGGCGATGCATCTGTGGTGGCTGGAACGCGGGCTTTAG
- a CDS encoding DUF922 domain-containing protein has product MRDNRKARTFVSCTAATLLLALPAHGGDIRANEVEKTYAISGKTGFALYESIGERGPRIGAGASSAIAVTNFDLKWGRDYRREGNDCVLAAARSFLTITYTLPKPAEKLPPDVAARWRVFIAGIRTHEAVHGKYIVDMAQDIYDTTVGFRQANDPNCKTIRQAIQVPLKAAFDRYKARNRAFEQSEMAAGGNIRQLILELVNGR; this is encoded by the coding sequence ATGCGCGACAACCGGAAAGCCCGCACTTTCGTTTCCTGTACAGCTGCTACGCTGCTCCTTGCACTGCCAGCCCATGGCGGCGATATCCGCGCGAATGAGGTCGAAAAGACCTATGCGATATCAGGGAAGACCGGCTTTGCGCTCTATGAATCGATTGGCGAACGTGGCCCGCGTATCGGCGCTGGAGCATCAAGTGCCATCGCCGTCACCAATTTCGACCTGAAATGGGGCCGTGATTACAGGCGCGAGGGCAATGATTGCGTACTGGCCGCCGCGCGGTCGTTCCTGACCATCACTTACACGCTGCCGAAACCGGCGGAAAAACTTCCACCGGACGTTGCCGCCCGCTGGCGCGTCTTCATCGCCGGCATCCGCACCCACGAAGCTGTCCACGGCAAATACATCGTTGATATGGCGCAGGACATTTACGACACGACCGTCGGCTTCCGGCAGGCAAACGACCCGAACTGCAAGACGATCCGCCAAGCCATACAGGTCCCACTCAAGGCCGCCTTTGACCGCTACAAGGCTCGCAACCGTGCCTTCGAACAGTCGGAGATGGCAGCCGGCGGCAACATCAGGCAGCTGATTCTCGAACTGGTCAACGGGCGTTAG
- a CDS encoding TspO/MBR family protein, producing the protein MRRIGRAGDELMPGIMIRVVFLVLVIGGGLLIGSVTAPGEWYAALNKPPFNPPNWLFGPVWTALYVLIAMAGWRTWEAGRSSTNMKLWWLQMILNFLWSPVFFVLHVPWLALAVILATLAVIVIYILRSWISDRISALAFVPYAVWVAFASVLNLSIAILN; encoded by the coding sequence ATGCGCCGCATCGGGCGGGCAGGTGACGAGCTGATGCCCGGGATCATGATACGCGTCGTATTTCTCGTCCTGGTTATCGGCGGCGGATTGCTGATCGGTTCCGTGACCGCGCCCGGCGAGTGGTATGCGGCATTGAACAAACCCCCGTTCAATCCGCCGAACTGGTTGTTCGGGCCGGTTTGGACGGCCCTATACGTTCTGATTGCAATGGCGGGTTGGCGGACATGGGAAGCCGGCAGGTCCTCGACAAACATGAAACTCTGGTGGCTTCAGATGATTTTGAACTTCCTGTGGTCGCCGGTGTTCTTCGTGTTGCATGTGCCGTGGTTGGCGCTTGCCGTCATCCTGGCCACCTTGGCAGTTATCGTGATCTATATCCTGCGAAGCTGGATTTCGGACCGGATATCTGCACTTGCGTTTGTTCCCTATGCGGTATGGGTGGCCTTTGCATCGGTCCTGAACCTTTCGATTGCAATCCTGAACTGA
- a CDS encoding DUF4440 domain-containing protein translates to MNHQEVLSEQEAAIMRVIARETDTFVSRDFEGWASCWVQDERTRLVSVSTSFGVTVLEGWEPLSCYMLDVFETGSSCEITEFVRKNPSITISGDFAFVVFDGHSSHVDERNEQTFETRALERKDGEWRILYASFVLRGLHRDEANRIAVDAQGNILFASDSALESLDAHPGLQISNGRLRGKRTAWDKVLQAGLKCSAEVHGYCQHYRFASKHGKTFRLPIVLGETDEGQIAVCVLFVRDGVTFVELQNENDFDEQLTVAKAIYGLSDGQLSLARQVVNGDSLTCAATSLGISINTARTHLSRIYGKTGVNSQTALVRTLLSVG, encoded by the coding sequence ATGAACCATCAAGAGGTGTTGTCTGAGCAAGAGGCGGCCATCATGCGGGTCATTGCGCGCGAGACAGACACGTTTGTCAGCCGGGATTTTGAAGGATGGGCGTCATGCTGGGTACAGGATGAAAGAACACGACTGGTCAGTGTTTCGACATCGTTCGGCGTGACGGTCCTTGAGGGCTGGGAGCCGTTAAGTTGTTACATGCTGGATGTTTTCGAGACCGGATCGAGTTGTGAGATCACCGAGTTCGTGCGAAAGAATCCGAGCATCACGATCAGCGGTGATTTCGCCTTTGTCGTTTTTGATGGCCACTCGTCACATGTCGATGAGCGAAACGAGCAAACCTTTGAGACCAGAGCTCTGGAACGCAAGGATGGGGAATGGCGTATCCTTTATGCTTCGTTCGTCTTGCGTGGATTGCACAGGGATGAGGCAAACCGGATAGCCGTCGATGCGCAAGGCAACATCTTGTTTGCCTCCGATAGCGCGCTTGAGTCGCTGGACGCTCACCCGGGCCTTCAGATTTCAAACGGTCGCCTGCGCGGCAAACGAACGGCGTGGGACAAGGTGCTACAGGCAGGGCTGAAGTGTTCAGCCGAAGTCCATGGCTATTGTCAGCATTACAGATTTGCATCGAAGCACGGCAAGACCTTCCGTCTTCCCATCGTCCTGGGGGAGACGGATGAAGGACAAATCGCGGTTTGCGTGCTCTTTGTCAGGGATGGCGTTACCTTCGTCGAGCTTCAAAACGAAAATGATTTCGACGAACAACTGACCGTTGCGAAAGCGATTTACGGACTTTCCGATGGACAATTGTCGCTGGCCCGACAGGTTGTAAATGGCGACAGTCTGACATGCGCCGCAACAAGCCTTGGTATCAGCATCAATACCGCAAGGACGCATCTGTCTCGTATATACGGGAAGACCGGGGTCAACTCGCAGACTGCTCTCGTGCGGACGTTGCTGAGCGTGGGATAA
- a CDS encoding metal-dependent hydrolase: protein MDSLTQFTLGAAISALCLGRKLGPRKAALLGGVLGTIPDLDVLLPTDNPVDAFVFHRGWTHSVFVHAVAAPVVGEILVRGIDALRECRARVWATVFLCFSTHAIIDAMTVYGTRLFWPFYPDPVGVGSIFIIDPLYTIPLLIAVVWALSVKNWSSRLKGGLVAALVFSTTYMGLSVILQANAERRAKAIFAAAGIEARNIFAIAGPFNTVVWKVIGQEDDRYHNLYLSLFDDDDQARLYTHPTRPDLTACLNGNDAFEKLKWFSRGYFRTALQDGKIVVSDLRMGLTPGYVFRFAIAEYSGGMVRQTPPEPVQSQMTTLNDDLNWLAQRLVGQPSVRTAETTGDEQEKTNTPASC, encoded by the coding sequence ATGGATTCATTGACACAATTCACCCTTGGGGCGGCGATTTCCGCACTGTGCCTTGGTCGTAAACTCGGTCCCCGCAAGGCGGCGCTTCTTGGCGGTGTCCTCGGCACCATTCCGGACCTTGATGTATTGCTGCCCACGGATAACCCGGTGGACGCTTTTGTCTTCCATCGCGGATGGACCCATTCCGTGTTCGTCCACGCGGTTGCGGCGCCGGTGGTCGGTGAAATCCTTGTTCGGGGCATTGATGCGTTAAGAGAGTGCAGGGCGAGGGTCTGGGCAACTGTTTTCCTTTGCTTTTCAACCCACGCCATCATCGATGCGATGACCGTCTATGGAACCCGTCTTTTTTGGCCGTTCTATCCTGATCCGGTCGGTGTCGGATCCATCTTCATCATTGACCCTTTGTACACGATCCCGCTGCTTATCGCCGTCGTGTGGGCCCTTTCTGTGAAAAACTGGTCATCGCGCTTAAAAGGCGGGCTTGTCGCGGCGCTTGTATTCAGCACAACCTATATGGGGCTCAGCGTGATTTTGCAGGCAAATGCCGAACGCCGGGCAAAAGCCATTTTCGCCGCCGCCGGGATTGAAGCGCGCAATATCTTCGCGATCGCGGGCCCGTTCAACACTGTCGTCTGGAAGGTCATCGGGCAGGAAGACGACCGCTATCACAATCTCTATCTGTCGCTGTTTGATGATGATGATCAGGCAAGATTGTATACGCACCCGACACGCCCTGATCTGACCGCCTGCCTGAATGGCAATGATGCTTTCGAAAAGCTGAAATGGTTCAGTCGTGGTTATTTCCGAACGGCCTTGCAGGATGGAAAAATCGTTGTCTCGGACCTGCGGATGGGCCTTACGCCAGGTTATGTCTTCAGATTTGCAATTGCCGAATATAGCGGCGGTATGGTGCGTCAGACGCCGCCGGAGCCCGTTCAGAGCCAAATGACGACACTGAATGACGATCTGAACTGGCTTGCCCAACGGCTTGTCGGTCAACCCTCGGTTCGAACTGCGGAAACAACCGGCGATGAACAGGAAAAGACAAATACGCCTGCATCGTGTTGA